The proteins below come from a single Pseudomonadota bacterium genomic window:
- a CDS encoding NADH-quinone oxidoreductase subunit N: MNAVALLSSPLGSFAPILAISLGSLGYLVTGRFLERTRSAAILAVLLVAVAVVLLAQIPDTIVDGEYGIIVDDLSRLLGILACGGALLSLIGTSSAINSEQIETVNEYYFLTLTALCGALVMIFAADFLTLFIGVEVASLALYCLCGARITKPASSEASIKYFLLGCFSSAFLLYGIALWYGATGSLSMMTGSDLIVSPMVILSFLMILLGLGFKLGLAPFHLWVPDVYQGAPTSVTTFMSCVVKIAAFAALLKVSYWAFEYPQEWAMGALWVLSVLAMTIGNLAALQQRSIKRMLAYSSVAQAGYMLIGIVSAQGDGVAATLFYLISYCAMTVGAFSVLSAVGPDADDLGDLRGLIKRSPFLATCMTLFFLALAGLPPSLAGLMGKVFLFSAALSVDLQGLAIIAGLNSALACAYYFRVPMAMLFQSGTEQGRLAVSYPTIISIGVCALAVVALGLFPEPILGVARSAADALVGYK, encoded by the coding sequence ATGAATGCAGTAGCGCTATTATCATCACCGTTAGGATCGTTTGCACCGATCCTTGCTATCTCTCTCGGGAGTCTCGGGTACTTAGTTACTGGTCGGTTCCTTGAGCGCACCCGGAGCGCCGCCATCTTAGCGGTGCTGCTCGTAGCAGTCGCAGTGGTGCTGCTTGCGCAGATACCGGACACAATAGTTGATGGTGAGTACGGCATTATCGTAGACGATCTCTCACGCTTACTTGGAATACTCGCCTGTGGTGGGGCGCTGTTAAGTTTAATCGGCACAAGCTCCGCCATTAATAGCGAGCAGATAGAGACCGTTAATGAATACTATTTCCTCACCCTAACGGCGCTATGTGGAGCGCTCGTGATGATATTCGCGGCGGATTTTCTTACTCTCTTTATCGGGGTTGAGGTGGCTTCACTAGCGCTTTACTGCCTGTGTGGAGCGCGCATAACGAAGCCTGCATCATCTGAGGCCTCAATTAAGTACTTTTTGCTGGGGTGTTTCAGCTCCGCTTTTCTGCTCTACGGGATAGCGCTCTGGTACGGCGCCACCGGCTCGCTCTCGATGATGACCGGAAGCGATCTCATAGTATCGCCGATGGTTATCCTCTCATTCCTTATGATCCTACTAGGGCTTGGATTTAAGCTCGGATTAGCCCCTTTTCATCTCTGGGTGCCCGATGTCTATCAGGGGGCTCCGACCTCTGTTACCACCTTTATGAGTTGTGTGGTTAAGATAGCGGCCTTTGCTGCACTCCTTAAGGTTTCATATTGGGCCTTTGAATATCCACAGGAGTGGGCGATGGGGGCGCTCTGGGTGCTCTCTGTGCTTGCGATGACGATTGGAAACCTTGCCGCACTGCAGCAGAGGAGCATTAAACGGATGCTGGCCTACTCAAGCGTTGCACAGGCTGGTTATATGCTTATAGGCATAGTTTCAGCGCAAGGGGATGGCGTTGCGGCAACCCTTTTCTATCTGATCTCGTACTGTGCGATGACGGTCGGGGCCTTTTCTGTGCTCTCGGCGGTTGGTCCGGATGCGGACGATCTAGGGGATCTGCGCGGCCTGATTAAGAGGAGCCCATTTCTTGCAACCTGCATGACCCTATTCTTTCTGGCACTGGCTGGGCTGCCCCCTAGCTTAGCTGGATTAATGGGTAAGGTATTTCTGTTCTCAGCGGCGCTCTCAGTTGATCTGCAGGGCCTTGCGATTATTGCGGGGCTTAACTCGGCGCTCGCTTGTGCGTACTACTTTAGGGTGCCGATGGCGATGCTCTTTCAGAGCGGTACAGAGCAGGGGCGCCTAGCGGTATCGTATCCGACTATAATCTCTATCGGGGTATGCGCCCTAGCGGTAGTAGCGCTTGGGCTTTTCCCCGAACCTATCCTTGGGGTGGCTCGTTCCGCAGCGGACGCGCTGGTTGGGTATAAATAA